One Corynebacterium tuberculostearicum DNA window includes the following coding sequences:
- a CDS encoding phosphoadenylyl-sulfate reductase, whose amino-acid sequence MNPTTNLLDGGKNYRDPSISPEGTRDTAPLDAEVAARNQHLVDQWADKLYDASAETITEWAAEHAPGRLAVTMSMENTVLAELAHRAGLDADLLFIDTGWHFQETLQVADEVEKRYPDLPLVRVLPLLSPEEQDEVYGPRLYSRDTAAYNRMRKVEPLNMAMDPYAGWVTGLRRADSEHRATAPALSLDRTGRLKISPIITWDLDDTDRYIEDNDLIIHPLTLQGYRSIGCAPLTFPVGEGDDARSGRVFADGKTECGLHE is encoded by the coding sequence ATGAACCCAACGACGAACCTGCTGGACGGTGGCAAGAACTACCGCGACCCCAGCATCTCCCCGGAAGGCACGCGCGATACCGCGCCGCTGGACGCCGAGGTAGCCGCGCGCAACCAGCACTTGGTGGACCAGTGGGCGGATAAGCTTTACGACGCCTCAGCGGAAACCATTACCGAATGGGCCGCCGAGCACGCACCCGGCCGCCTGGCCGTGACCATGTCCATGGAAAATACGGTCCTGGCCGAGCTCGCCCACCGCGCCGGGCTCGATGCAGACCTGCTTTTCATCGATACCGGCTGGCACTTCCAGGAAACCCTCCAGGTGGCCGACGAGGTAGAAAAGCGCTACCCGGACCTGCCACTTGTTCGCGTACTGCCGTTGCTTAGCCCAGAAGAACAAGACGAGGTATACGGCCCGCGCCTCTACTCCCGCGATACCGCGGCCTATAACCGCATGCGCAAGGTTGAGCCGCTGAACATGGCCATGGACCCTTATGCCGGCTGGGTCACCGGCCTGCGCCGCGCCGATTCCGAGCACCGCGCCACCGCCCCGGCGCTGAGCCTCGACCGCACCGGCCGGTTGAAGATCTCGCCCATCATCACCTGGGATCTAGACGATACGGACCGCTATATCGAGGACAACGACCTCATCATCCACCCACTCACCCTGCAGGGATACCGCTCCATCGGCTGCGCACCGCTGACCTTCCCGGTTGGTGAAGGCGACGATGCCCGGTCCGGGCGCGTATTTGCAGACGGCAAGACAGAATGCGGGTTACACGAATAA
- the cysD gene encoding sulfate adenylyltransferase subunit CysD yields MSTLSPHLKDLENESIHILREVAGQFDKVGILFSGGKDSVVVFELARRAFAPATVPFELLHVDTGHNFPEVIDFRDRLVEESGARLHVARVQDWIDRGDLQERPDGTRNPLQSVPLVETIAEREYDAVCGGARRDEERARAKERIFSIRDSFGGWDPRRQRPELWDLYNGGKMAGENVRVFPISNWTESDIWEYIGARELELPSIYYSHKREVFKRNGMWLAPGEWGGPAEGEELETRTVRYRTVGDMSCTGAVESTASTPDEVLAEISISTLSERGATRADDKLSESAMEDRKKEGYF; encoded by the coding sequence ATGAGCACACTTTCTCCACACTTAAAAGACCTAGAAAACGAGTCCATCCACATCCTGCGCGAGGTGGCCGGGCAGTTCGACAAGGTAGGCATCCTATTTTCCGGCGGCAAGGACTCCGTCGTTGTCTTCGAGCTAGCCCGCCGCGCCTTCGCCCCGGCCACGGTGCCGTTTGAGCTGCTCCATGTCGATACCGGCCACAACTTCCCTGAGGTCATCGATTTCCGCGACCGCCTCGTGGAAGAATCCGGCGCTCGCCTCCACGTCGCCCGCGTCCAGGACTGGATCGACCGCGGCGACCTGCAAGAGCGCCCCGATGGCACCCGCAACCCGCTGCAATCCGTGCCGCTGGTAGAGACCATCGCCGAGCGCGAATATGACGCCGTGTGCGGTGGCGCCCGCCGCGACGAGGAGCGCGCCCGCGCCAAGGAACGCATCTTCTCCATCCGCGATTCCTTCGGCGGCTGGGATCCCCGCCGCCAGCGCCCCGAGCTGTGGGACCTGTACAACGGCGGCAAGATGGCCGGCGAAAACGTCCGCGTCTTCCCCATCTCCAACTGGACCGAATCCGATATTTGGGAATACATCGGCGCCCGCGAACTGGAGCTGCCCTCCATCTACTACTCGCATAAGCGCGAGGTATTCAAGCGCAATGGCATGTGGCTAGCACCTGGCGAATGGGGCGGCCCGGCCGAAGGCGAGGAACTGGAAACCCGCACCGTGCGCTACCGCACCGTGGGCGATATGTCCTGCACCGGCGCTGTGGAATCTACCGCGTCGACCCCGGATGAGGTACTCGCGGAGATCTCCATTTCCACCCTTTCCGAGCGCGGCGCCACCCGCGCCGATGACAAACTTTCCGAGTCCGCCATGGAGGACCGCAAGAAGGAAGGCTACTTCTGA